From Pirellulales bacterium:
GATGGTGGACGGCGCGCCCGAAGCGTGAATGGTTCCGAACACCAGGTGGCCGGTTTCGGCCGCGTGAATGGCCGTCATAAACGTCTCTTCATCGCGCATTTCGCCCACCAGCATCACGTCGGGGTCTTCGCGCACGGCGTGCTTCATGCCGATGCCGAAATCCACCACGTCCAATCCGACCTCGCGCTGGTTGATCAGGCATTTGTCTTCGGTAAACACGAATTCGATTGGATCTTCCAGCGTCAGAATGTGCTTGCGATAGTTCTGGTTGATCCAGTTGAGCATCGAGGCGATGGTGGTGCTCTTGCCCGAACCGGTCACGCCGGCCAAGAGCACCATGCCCTGGTCCCATTTGCAGAGCGACTCCATGATGGGCGGCAGATTCAGCCCTTCGAAGGGCGGTATGAGCTGGTTCACGCGGCGGGCCACCAGCCCCACGTGGCCAAGCTGCTGCAGCACGTTCACGCGGAACCGCCACATGCTGCCGTCGACGTCGGTGGTATGGGCGAAGTCGGCCCCGCCGGTCTCCTCGAAGATTTTGCGGTTGCGGTCGGTGAACATGGGGAAGATCAGCCGCACCATTTCTTCGTCGTCGACCGGCCCGCGGTCGAGCGGCCGCAAGGTGCCGTTGACGCGCACGATCGG
This genomic window contains:
- a CDS encoding PilT/PilU family type 4a pilus ATPase; amino-acid sequence: MAPPVTPGSDALAAKFVKKHVELEIDKLFRALVKLKGSDLHMKVGRAPIVRVNGTLRPLDRGPVDDEEMVRLIFPMFTDRNRKIFEETGGADFAHTTDVDGSMWRFRVNVLQQLGHVGLVARRVNQLIPPFEGLNLPPIMESLCKWDQGMVLLAGVTGSGKSTTIASMLNWINQNYRKHILTLEDPIEFVFTEDKCLINQREVGLDVVDFGIGMKHAVREDPDVMLVGEMRDEETFMTAIHAAETGHLVFGTIHASGAPSTIGRILDLFPQSMHSALRSAIAMNMKAIVGQKLLPSIKPGVGRVPTVEIMIFNSIIRKLVLEEKDEKLPDAIRMCDKEGMQDFTMSLKNLVDTDLIDRATAFEVAPNVDALRMALKGIEVKAPGIL